ACCACCTCCGCGAGACGACGTATCTCATGGAGAACTATCCGAACACGCTCCCGTTCGACCCGTGGACCGGGTTCCCAGTCGGCCGAAGTGCCGGCCAGTTCGGGACGCTCTGGGACCACATCATGGCGGTGGGCGTCTGGATTGCCCGTCCGATCATGGGCAGCACCGAGGAAGTCATGCTCGTCATGGCTCCGATCGCGGGCGCACTCGTCGCGATCCCGACGTACTTCATCGCGCGCCGGTTCACCGGTCGCGTCGCCGCGCTCGGCGGGGCCATTACTCTCGCGCTCCTCCCCGGAACCTTCTTCAGCTACTCGCTTGTCGGCTTCCCCGACCACAGCGCAGCCGAAGTCCTCTTCCAGAGCATCGCCGTCCTCGCGTTCCTCGTCGCCTTCGCCGTCGCAGAGTGCGAGAAACCCGTCTGGGAACTCGTCGTCGACCGCGACTTCGAGGCCCTGAAACGCCCCGTCTCGTACGCGGCCGCCGCCGGCGTCGCGCTCGGGCTGTACATCTGGACGTGGCAGCCCGGCGTTCTCCTCGTCGGGATTACCGGCATCTACCTCGCGGTGAAACTCACGAGCGACGTCTACCACGGCCGGAGCCCCGAACCGGTCGCGTTCGCCGGTGCGGTCGCGATGACCGTCACGGCTGTGATGCAACTGATCGCGCTCGACACGTTCGGATTCAATACGACCGCCTACTCGCTCCTCCAAGTCATTCTCCCGCTCGGCGTCGCGATCGGCGCGGTCTTCCTTGCGTGGCTCGCCCGCGAGTGGGAGGCGCGCAACCTCGACGTCTCGACGTACCCGCCGGCTGTCGGCGGACTTATCGTCGCGTCGGCGGGCGTCGTCTGGCTCGCCATCCCCTCGCTGTGGTCGACGCTCACCGGGAACCTCCTCAACTTCGTCGGGTTCAGCTCCAGCGCCACCTTCCGGACTATCGGTGAAGGAGGCCCGCCGCTCCAGGACGCCACGTTCACGAACTTCGTCCTCTCGCAGTACGGGCTCGCCTTCTTCCTCGCGCTCGCCGCAATTCTCTATATCCTCGCGCGCCCGCTGTATCGCTCCGACGACACCAACCACACGCTGTACATCCCGGCCGCGCTCGCCGTGGTCGGCTCCGTCTACGCGGTCCCGCAGGCCTACGACGCGATCGGCGGCGTCGTCGGCGTGAGCTGGCAGGTGGTCGGGCTCGTCGTCGCCGCGGCGTTCCTCGTCGGGGCGACGTTCCTCGTCGAGTACGACGCCGAGGAGCTGTACTTCGTCGTGTGGGCCGCGTTCATCGGGAGCGCCGCGTTCACCCAGTCCCGGTTCAACTACTACCTCGCCGTCGTGGTCGCGGTCGGGACGGCGTACTTCCTCCAGGTCGCGCTCGACGCCTTAGATCTCACGTCGCTCGACGCCGTCCGCGACATCGAGGGCTGGCAGGTGCTGACCGTCGTCGCGGTGCTCGCCGTCCTCCTCGTTCCGCTCGTCGGCGTCGCCACGCCGGTCTGGACCGCCGGCAACTCCAGTAACCCCGGCAGCGTCGTCCAGTGGGACGAGAGCCTCCAGTGGATGAACGACGAGACGCCCCAGCCGGGCGAACTCGAGGGCGCGGACAACGCGATGGACCCGTACGACACCTACGAGCGACCCGCAGACGGCGACTTCGACTACCCCGAGGGAGCGTACGGCGTCCAGTCATGGTGGGACTACGGCCACTGGATCACCACCCGCGCTGAGCGCATCCCGAACGCGAACCCGTTCCAGCAGAACGCCGGCGAAGCGGCCGACTACCTGCTCGCGCCGAGCGAAGAGCAGGCGGCCGACGTGCTCGCGAGCCAGAGCACCGAGGGGAACCAGACCCGCTACGTGATGGTCGACTGGCAGATGGCGTCGCCGAACTCCAAGTTCAACGCGCCGGTTACCTTCTACAGCGGCAACGAGACGGTCCGCGACTTCAACGAGCTGCTCTACCAGCGCGTCCAAGGCCAGAACGGCCAGCAGGGCGGGCTTCGGGCCGCGATCCAGACCCGCACCCAACGCTATCACGAGAGCCAGATGATCCGGCTCTACCAGCACCACGGGAGCGCGGTCGAACCCGATCCGGTGGTGTTGGACTGGGAGCCGCAGACGGCCGAAACGCAGTCCGGCGAACAGGTCGACATCAAGGTCCTCCCGAGCGAGGGACAGCCGGTCCAGCGGTTCGACAACCTCTCGGCCGCCCGGTCGTACGTCGAGGAGGACGGCTCGGCGCAGATCGGCGGCGTGATGGGCGTGCCCACCGAGCGCGTCGATGCGCTCGAACACTACCGGCTGGTTCACGCCACGCAGGCTCCCGGCCGGTCGCCGTACGCGCAGCAGGCGCACATCCTCGCCCAGCGGTTCGGCGTCGACCTCCAAGCGACGTTCGGCGAGTCGCTGTTCGGCGCGTTCAGCGACGATTTCGTCAAGACGTTCGAACGCGTGCCGGGCGCGACCGTCGAGGGCTCGGGCGCAGAGCCCGGTCAGGAGGTCGAGGCGACCGTCGAGATGCGGAAGCCGAACGGGCAGACGTTCGAGTACACGCAGTACGCGACCGCGGACGAGAACGGCGAGTTCGAACTCACGCTCCCGTACTCGACGACGGGCTACGACGAGTTCGGCCCCGAGAACGGGTACACGAACACGAGCGTCCGCGCGACCGGTCCGTACAACGTCACCACCGCGCAGACGACGGGTGAGGACCTGTACACCACCGAGCAGTTCGGGCAGGTCGAGGTGACCGAAGGGCAGGTCGTCGGCGAGGACGACGCGACGGCGACCGTCGAACTCGAAGAGCGGATCGTCGACTGCCCGAGCGGCGACCCCGCGTGTCCCGTCGACGACGGGGGCGACGAGGGCAGCGACGGCGGCGACACGACG
This genomic stretch from Halorubrum hochsteinianum harbors:
- a CDS encoding oligosaccharyl transferase, archaeosortase A system-associated, whose translation is MSAQTDTDEDGERSALDVLQRWYHVPLLLGAVAFMLWTRLRSYGNFTQNGEVYFRGNDPWYHLRETTYLMENYPNTLPFDPWTGFPVGRSAGQFGTLWDHIMAVGVWIARPIMGSTEEVMLVMAPIAGALVAIPTYFIARRFTGRVAALGGAITLALLPGTFFSYSLVGFPDHSAAEVLFQSIAVLAFLVAFAVAECEKPVWELVVDRDFEALKRPVSYAAAAGVALGLYIWTWQPGVLLVGITGIYLAVKLTSDVYHGRSPEPVAFAGAVAMTVTAVMQLIALDTFGFNTTAYSLLQVILPLGVAIGAVFLAWLAREWEARNLDVSTYPPAVGGLIVASAGVVWLAIPSLWSTLTGNLLNFVGFSSSATFRTIGEGGPPLQDATFTNFVLSQYGLAFFLALAAILYILARPLYRSDDTNHTLYIPAALAVVGSVYAVPQAYDAIGGVVGVSWQVVGLVVAAAFLVGATFLVEYDAEELYFVVWAAFIGSAAFTQSRFNYYLAVVVAVGTAYFLQVALDALDLTSLDAVRDIEGWQVLTVVAVLAVLLVPLVGVATPVWTAGNSSNPGSVVQWDESLQWMNDETPQPGELEGADNAMDPYDTYERPADGDFDYPEGAYGVQSWWDYGHWITTRAERIPNANPFQQNAGEAADYLLAPSEEQAADVLASQSTEGNQTRYVMVDWQMASPNSKFNAPVTFYSGNETVRDFNELLYQRVQGQNGQQGGLRAAIQTRTQRYHESQMIRLYQHHGSAVEPDPVVLDWEPQTAETQSGEQVDIKVLPSEGQPVQRFDNLSAARSYVEEDGSAQIGGVMGVPTERVDALEHYRLVHATQAPGRSPYAQQAHILAQRFGVDLQATFGESLFGAFSDDFVKTFERVPGATVEGSGAEPGQEVEATVEMRKPNGQTFEYTQYATADENGEFELTLPYSTTGYDEFGPENGYTNTSVRATGPYNVTTAQTTGEDLYTTEQFGQVEVTEGQVVGEDDATATVELEERIVDCPSGDPACPVDDGGDEGSDGGDTTNSTDSASVFGAAEPVTAVDAASATATGDASA